Proteins found in one Amycolatopsis aidingensis genomic segment:
- a CDS encoding DUF3017 domain-containing protein, with translation MTMASHRRDRHPFLAHLPFGLVMALVVVAASRIWLYHWRQGAALIGGALLVAAVLRVVLSDEQAGLLAIRSRGVDMLSYAGLGAIILFVALTISGGPFG, from the coding sequence ATGACGATGGCCTCGCACCGGCGCGACCGGCACCCTTTCCTCGCTCACCTGCCGTTCGGCCTGGTGATGGCGCTGGTGGTGGTCGCGGCCAGCCGGATCTGGCTGTACCACTGGCGCCAGGGCGCCGCCCTGATCGGCGGCGCGTTGCTGGTGGCGGCGGTGTTGCGGGTCGTGCTCTCCGACGAACAGGCCGGCCTGCTGGCCATCCGCAGCCGGGGGGTGGACATGCTGAGCTACGCCGGGCTGGGCGCGATCATCCTGTTCGTCGCCCTCACCATCTCCGGCGGCCCCTTCGGCTGA